In Cotesia glomerata isolate CgM1 linkage group LG3, MPM_Cglom_v2.3, whole genome shotgun sequence, one genomic interval encodes:
- the LOC123261066 gene encoding E3 ubiquitin-protein ligase RNF13-like: MLSYCCSSSHRVLLCLTLSTMAANVYGDILVFSDNSQHQIEEEFRDVPARFGPLIPVEGIRGRVVYAQPPTACRVIAPPPNETNYTGLWIALIARYNCSFEIKVRMAQKAGYDAVIVHNVNSNELEPMSAKEPLGIIIPSVFVSSITGLIIKENYLWDNDFSVLINDDIPFNINTHLLLPFAIVVGICFLVMVIFMVVRCIKDRRRQRRHRLPKSSLKKIPTHKYTKGDPYETCAICLDDYVENDKLRVLPCAHAYHTKCIDPWLTKNKRVCPVCKRKVFAADERIITDSESDSDADDSTPLIRDGHQGTQGGTFTPQRENPFTRALRSQQRRNSNLSNSSDDSFRSLITSGGSRSSHNGETSGNTTFLVSDTHSINGEPSDFERSTDSNNTFTVTVCSADAEEHPASVVHISQSQSQSAAQVPPTTFAPVNSHQDSNFNLAEMLLGKFNV; encoded by the exons ATGTTGTCATACTGCTGTAGCTCGAGCCACCGCGTGTTGTTGTGTCTGACACTGTCAACAATGGCCGCGAATGTCTACGGCGACATTCTTGTCTTCTCAGACAATTCGCAGCATCAAATAGAAGAGGAGTTCCGCGATGTACCTGCTAGATTCGGCCCACTTATTCCCGTCGAGGGAATCaga gGGAGAGTTGTTTACGCACAGCCGCCAACAGCGTGTCGTGTAATAGCTCCACCGCCGAATGAGACTAATTACACCGGTTTATGGATAGCATTAATAGCTCGTTACAATTGTAGCTTTGAAATAAAAGTACGAATGGCACAAAAAGCTGGCTATGATGCTGTTATTGTTCATAATGTTAATAGTAATGAATTAG AACCAATGTCAGCCAAGGAACCACTTGGAATAATTATCCCATCAGTATTTGTAAGCTCGATAACGGgcttaataataaaagaaaattatttatgggaCAATGATTTCTCAGTGTTGATAAATGATGATATTCCATTTAATATCAACACACATTTGTTACTCCCGTTCGCGATTGTTGTGGGCATATGTTTCCTAGTCATGGTTATTTTCATGGTTGTAAGATGTATAAAAGATAGACGTAGACAGCGTAGGCATAGATTACCTAAGTCGAGTTTGAAGAAAATACCCACGCACAAGTACACAAAGGGCGATCCTTATGAGACTTGTGCCATTTGTTTAGACGATTATGTTGAAAATGATAAGCTGCGTGTACTACCTTGCGCTCatg cataTCATACAAAGTGTATTGATCCCTGGCTGACGAAAAATAAGCGTGTGTGTCCAGTTTGTAAGCGCAAAGTTTTCGCAGCCGATGAGAGAATAATCACTGACAGTGAAAGTGATTCAGATGCCGATGACTCGACTCCGTTAATCAGAGACGGTCATCaag gcACACAAGGTGGTACATTCACACCGCAGCGTGAGAATCCATTCACCCGAGCATTAAGATCACAACAGAGACGTAATTCAAATTTGTCAAACAGCAGTGACGATTCCTTCAGGTCGCTGATAACATCAGGCGGTAGTAGGAGCTCCCACAACGGTGAAACATCTGGCAACACAACCTTTCTAGTATCGGACACTCACAGCATAAATG GTGAACCGTCCGATTTCGAACGCTCTACAGACAGTAATAACACTTTTACGGTTACTGTATGTAGTGCAGACGCTGAAGAACATCCAGCATCAGTGGTTCACATTTCACAATCTCAATCTCAATCTGCAGCGCAGGTTCCACCTACAACTTTCGCTCCTGTTAACTCACATCAGgatagtaattttaatttagctgAAATGTTACTGggtaaatttaatgtttaa
- the LOC123262218 gene encoding transport and Golgi organization protein 11, whose product MSTSQSPAVFNGEVDNFYDQNYEMSNKMRLPKTLRVGDEFKDDSTANDSWTQPRPNQVFDMHMPDRILVVGHDQHVGLKAPPIEMTLENSVIPPEHTMTRVQTPPRILTLGDHFFPTFDDENDDYPNTIAVNSTPPVTNGPFVSDTQIVRRNVREQTPVWNSTLDVSLPQSDEIQHLRRQLGKLNRRVMAVESVLYQRQQRDKYIYAVTVAYFIFKAFNWITRN is encoded by the exons ATGTCAACATCACAAAGTCCAGCTGTATTCAATGGAGaagttgacaatttttatgatCAAAATTATGAAATGAGTAATAAAATGAGATTACCAAAAACATTGAGGGTTGGTGATGAATTTAAAGATGATTCTACTGCAAATGACTCTTGGACGCAACCAAGACCTAATCAAGTTTTTGATATGCATATGCCTGATAGAATTCTTGTTGTtg GACATGATCAACATGTTGGATTAAAAGCTCCACCTATTGAAATGACACTGGAAAATTCAGTTATCCCACCGGAACACACAATGACCAGAGTCCAg actCCGCCAAGAATTTTAACGCTAGgtgatcatttttttccaacaTTTGATGATGAAAATGACGATTATCCAAATACAATAGCTGTAAATTCAACACCTCCAGTTACAAATGGACCTTTTGTTAGTGACACACAAATAGTTAGACGTAATGTAAg AGAACAAACGCCAGTTTGGAATAGTACTCTTGATGTTTCGCTGCCGCAATCGGATGAAATTCAACATTTACGACGTCAGCTGGGGAAGCTCAATCGTCGAGTGATGGCTGTAGAATCTGTTCTGTACCAACGTCAACAAcgtgataaatatatttatgctGTCACTGTTGCCTATTTTATATTCAAAGCATTTAATTGGATCACTAGAAATTAA
- the LOC123262215 gene encoding zinc finger protein 776 yields the protein MSKQEICRLCAELKADLISIHDNEGLKFDLSAKIKKHLDIEVNITDGLSQFVCIDCCVLLNQCSDFYKQSNKAQDSLRQSLIGLKDNNNHFPHQSVNVIDSSTASKYGKKEKIPFQNKVTEEMEKELSSQKNVPHTMDNKNNEPSNFSNDINCDSKLIKCEKIKSNLDIELKKTSEKNVEQKRRVTKNNIKKIASSSCTEVKNQGKEKNVYLKEDINDHNYDGINHNYDDLDDDDDDDDDDDDDNNDDIGDNDGDSYVKDKRLIKRKPNVKIPDDYMAGTELIGRELRASGSSDSCEISDIKINELNSKSIKKQQEKETISLEKYPWLCTDCNDKLSSLEMLEKHHKIVHNQQPKYMCVQCCKVYEKYYGFLTHIKRHKIKSKYNCDECGKSFTHKKVLESHRSVHSEDRPYVCQTCNKSFRQQSALYIHSRCHLPDTMKNRYPCDQCDKRFSTKPNLVTHKRIHSGVRNFTCDQCGKSFIQKGNLEAHFLTHSKDKPYICTQCPKAFKTPLQLKKHETVHTGAKPHQCTICGRTFREKGTLREHHRIHTGAMPFTCEFCGKSFRFKGILTTHRRQHTGERPYSCLECQHHFTNWPNYNKHMKRRHGINTSHTKHLRQQPSNKNNINNNNNNSNSNNNNESENNSESSLQHDDINQMDNKKTTLTFQTTSAQQNTISTVSPNSMIQVIQTVSRHNSSPQPIIVQAIPSTAYQANLTTKENITTTNNSIVTTTTTANTTNTTTATVFKDKDGRTYFNGVSATLETFIPTHLPYNI from the exons atgtcTAAACAAGAAATTTGCCGGCTTTGTGCCGAATTAAAAGCTGATTTAATTAGCATTCATGACAATGAGGGACTGAAGTTTGACTTATCTGCAAAAATAAAGAAACATCTTGATATTGAG GTAAACATTACTGATGGTCTTTCGCAGTTCGTTTGTATTGACTGTTGTGTTCTCTTGAACCAATGCAgtgatttttataaacaatcaAATAAAGCACAAGATTCATTAAGACAATCATTAATTGGATtgaaagataataacaatcaTTTTCCGCATCAGTCTGTAAATGTAATTGATTCTAGTACAGCATCAAAGTatggaaaaaaagaaaaaattccatttcaaaataaagttACTGAAGAAATGGAAAAAGAATTATCAAGTCAAAAAAATGTTCCACATACAatggataataaaaataatgagccaagtaatttttcaaatgataTCAATTGcgatagtaaattaataaaatgtgagaaaattaaatcaaatttagaTATTGAGCTTAAAAAAACTAGTGAGAAAAATGTTGAACAGAAGAGAAgagtaactaaaaataatattaaaaaaattgcatcatCTAGTTGTacagaagttaaaaatcaagGTAAGGAGAAGAATGTATATTTGAAAGAAGACATCAATGATCATAATTATGATggtattaatcataattatgatgatcttgatgatgatgatgatgatgatgatgatgatgatgatgataataatgatgatattgGGGATAATGACGGTGATAGTTACGTAAAAGACAAGCGACTAATAAAAAGAAAGCCAAATGTTAAAATTCCAGATGACTATATGGCAGGAACAGAGTTGATTGGAAGAGAATTAAGGGCCAGTGGAAGTAGCGATAGTTGTGAAATAagtgatattaaaataaatgaattgaaTTCAAAGAGTATTAAAAAACAGCAAGAGAAAGAAACAATAAGCTTAGAAAAATATCCATGGCTATGTACTGACTGTAATGACAAACTTTCAAGTTTGGAGATGCTTGAGAAGCACCATAAAATTGTCCACAATCAGCAGCCCAAATATATGTGCGTTCAATGCTGTAAAGTATACGAAAAGTATTATGGATTTTTGACTCACATAAAaagacataaaataaaatcaaaatataattgcGATGAATGTGGCAAATcatttacacataaaaaagTATTAGAGTCACATAGGTCAGTTCACAGCGAGGATCGTCCTTATGTTTGTCAAACTTGTAACAAATCATTCAGACAACAGAGTGCGTTATATATTCACAGTCGCTGTCATTTGCCGGATACTATGAAAAATAGATACCCTTGTGATCAATGTGATAAGAGATTTTCAACAAAACCGAATCTTGTTACGCACAAACGTATTCATTCTGGAgtaagaaatttcacttgtgATCAATGTGGAAAAAGTTTTATACAAAAAGGTAATTTAGAAGCTCATTTTCTTACTCACTCTAAGGATAAACCTTACATATGTACGCAGTGTCCGAAGGCATTTAAGACGCCACTTCAATTGAAGAAACATGAAACTGTTCATACTGGTGCTAAACCGCACCAATGTACTATTTGTGGTAGGACATTTAGAGAAAAGGGGACTCTAAGAGAGCATCATAGAATTCACACTGGTGCAATGCCATTTACTTGCGAATTTTGCGGTAAAAGTTTTAGATTCAAAGGAATTTTAACGACCCATCGCAGACAACATACTGGAGAACGTCCTTATTCTTGTTTAGAGTGTCAGCATCATTTTACTAACTGGCCTAATTACAATAAACATATGAAGAGAAGACATGGAATTAATACTTCTCACACCAAACATCTTCGACAACAAcctagtaataaaaataatattaataacaataataataatagtaatagtaataataacaatgaatcTGAAAACAACTCTGAATCGTCGCTTCAACATGATGATATTAATCAAatggataataaaaaaactactttgaCTTTTCAAACTACTTCAGCGCAACAGAATACTATTTCTACTGTTTCACCAAATTCTATGATTCAa gtTATTCAAACAGTTTCTCGTCATAATAGCTCTCCGCAGCCCATTATTGTTCAAGCAATACCTTCAACAGCTTATCAAGCTAATCTGACAACAAAAGAGAATATTACTACTACTAATAATTCTATTgttactactactactactgctAATACTACTAATACTACTACTGCCACAGTATTTAAGGACAAAGATGGTCGAACTTATTTTAACGGAGTTTCTGCGACACTTGAAACTTTTATACCGACTCATTTGCCGTacaatatttaa